From Pelagicoccus sp. SDUM812003, a single genomic window includes:
- a CDS encoding SlyX family protein produces MSNLSNEDFQIKLAFLERHLEEQDKTIYAMRGEIDKLQRKIVHLENRLEESNRSDSDEFSADERPPHY; encoded by the coding sequence ATGAGCAACTTATCGAACGAAGATTTCCAAATTAAACTCGCCTTCCTCGAGCGACACCTCGAGGAGCAGGACAAGACCATCTACGCGATGCGCGGCGAGATCGATAAGCTGCAGCGCAAGATCGTGCACCTGGAGAACCGCTTGGAGGAATCGAACCGCTCCGACTCCGACGAATTCTCCGCAGACGAGCGCCCGCCTCACTATTGA
- a CDS encoding glycosyltransferase, which produces MNILFVNYSHLRSNSMVHIVPFANELCIHGHASSVVTEAGPEEQGVDRSSFLFAHYNYEQLLDGAELFPNAKPADIVHAWTPRENVRRVVQVYQSRFPSARLIIHLEDNEVSILESAYQRDLATLQQLSLDEPNRPWNQRLCHPIEFLNFLSSADGVSVLVPSLADLVPVPKPMQWISPILKLPPLGKPEDASFVKKRLGLDQTSKVIVYPGGITSSNRADIRDLYLAVRLLNQEGIPTRIIKAGTSCSDFEKSFAFPLEEICTDIGTINIEKVPELLAIADVLIQPGQNNQFNRDRFPCKIPDFLASGRPCILPRIYQLDNDPSEPYCLFLDRSDPREIADQAKRIFEDPELARSLGENARSYVADRFDRAKNYQQLLDFYQRILNAPSRDRKGVAYRQENFKAELQELRLQRERLESRLAGASDELRDANHAIRRLEAKVDELCQSLANQSERVQRIKSTASWKLTSPLRSLRRAFVDPFRKANSITASPRSEPSPSASATSDQRKLPPEGHPSYHKEYYKFVQSHQEAIASYLANFDRSADGPLISILLPVYNVAEKWLRRCIDSVLEQAYPNWELCIADDCSDAPHVRSVIEQYQRTDQRIRCIFRESNGHISQATNSAFTLSSGDYIALLDHDDELAPHALARLVEAIREVPAAKLIYSDEDKIDENGLRHGPHFKCDWNYELFLGCNMISHLGVYRRDVFEAVGGFRVGYEGAQDWDLALRVIEKIDPSEILHIPDILYHWRNIEGSTAHDLDHKDYANAAQKRAIESHLERVGVAANLESVDGFDWKVNYPIPKPAPSVSIIIPTRDRKELLESCIQSIIQKTDYPNYEILIADNESRDPETLDYLKDLVQLSNVRVVAVDGAFNFSRINNRTIETCQSDYVCLLNNDIEVISENWLSEMMSHACRNEIGVVGAKLLYPHDHVQHGGVIMGIGGVAAHAFKYLHRDDDGHIHRAHLVSGYSAVTGACMVFSKDLWRSLGGFDEVNLPISYNDVDFCLRTGAIGKRVIATPFALLYHKESESRGDPTADAKDKSQFENEIAYMRQKWSAVITRDPYYNPNLTRDREDFSYISSPSLYGTH; this is translated from the coding sequence TTGAACATTCTCTTCGTCAACTACAGCCACCTCCGGTCGAACAGCATGGTGCACATCGTCCCGTTCGCCAACGAGCTCTGTATCCACGGACATGCCAGCTCCGTGGTGACCGAAGCGGGCCCCGAAGAGCAAGGCGTGGACCGATCCAGCTTTCTCTTCGCTCACTACAATTACGAGCAGCTGCTGGATGGAGCCGAGCTTTTCCCCAACGCCAAGCCCGCCGACATCGTTCACGCCTGGACGCCCCGAGAGAACGTTCGCCGCGTGGTCCAAGTTTACCAAAGCCGGTTCCCCTCAGCTCGACTCATCATTCACCTTGAGGACAATGAGGTCTCGATTCTAGAGAGCGCTTACCAAAGAGACCTTGCCACACTCCAGCAACTGAGCTTGGACGAACCGAATCGCCCATGGAATCAGCGACTTTGCCATCCGATCGAATTCCTTAACTTTCTTTCGTCCGCTGATGGTGTTTCAGTGCTCGTTCCCTCTCTAGCCGATCTGGTGCCGGTGCCGAAACCCATGCAATGGATTTCTCCTATTCTCAAGCTTCCACCGCTGGGAAAACCGGAAGACGCATCGTTCGTCAAGAAACGGCTGGGACTGGATCAAACGAGCAAAGTCATCGTGTATCCAGGGGGAATTACATCGAGCAATCGCGCTGACATTCGCGATCTCTACCTCGCCGTCAGACTGCTGAACCAGGAGGGAATTCCCACACGTATCATAAAAGCGGGCACAAGCTGTTCTGACTTCGAAAAGAGTTTCGCCTTTCCGCTCGAGGAAATCTGCACTGACATCGGAACGATCAATATCGAAAAGGTGCCAGAGCTCCTCGCGATCGCGGACGTATTGATCCAGCCCGGACAGAACAATCAGTTCAACCGGGACCGGTTCCCGTGCAAGATACCAGACTTCCTGGCGTCCGGTCGTCCGTGCATCCTTCCAAGAATCTACCAGCTGGACAACGATCCCAGCGAGCCGTACTGCCTCTTTCTCGACCGAAGCGATCCTCGCGAAATCGCCGATCAGGCTAAACGGATCTTCGAGGATCCCGAACTGGCCCGCTCCCTCGGCGAAAACGCTAGGTCCTATGTCGCCGACCGCTTCGATCGCGCGAAGAACTATCAGCAATTGTTGGACTTCTACCAACGGATCCTCAATGCCCCTTCCCGAGACCGCAAAGGAGTCGCCTACCGGCAGGAGAATTTCAAAGCCGAGCTGCAGGAGCTGCGCCTTCAACGAGAGCGCCTCGAGTCGCGGCTTGCGGGCGCAAGCGATGAACTGAGAGACGCGAATCACGCCATTCGAAGGCTGGAGGCAAAGGTGGACGAGCTTTGCCAATCCCTGGCGAACCAGAGCGAGCGCGTACAGAGAATCAAATCCACCGCCTCCTGGAAACTCACCTCGCCGCTACGATCGCTCAGACGGGCTTTCGTGGATCCCTTTCGCAAGGCCAACTCCATCACTGCATCTCCGCGGAGCGAGCCGAGCCCGAGCGCTTCAGCAACAAGCGACCAGCGAAAACTTCCTCCTGAAGGCCACCCGTCGTATCACAAGGAGTACTACAAATTCGTGCAAAGCCATCAGGAGGCGATCGCCAGCTATCTCGCCAACTTCGACCGAAGCGCCGACGGCCCGCTCATCTCCATCTTGCTGCCCGTCTACAATGTAGCGGAAAAATGGTTACGTCGCTGCATCGACTCCGTCTTGGAACAGGCCTACCCGAATTGGGAACTTTGCATCGCCGACGACTGTTCCGACGCTCCCCACGTACGATCCGTTATCGAGCAGTACCAGCGGACCGACCAACGGATCCGTTGCATCTTTCGCGAAAGCAACGGACACATTTCACAAGCCACGAATTCGGCGTTCACCTTGTCCAGCGGCGACTACATCGCTCTGCTCGATCACGACGACGAGCTGGCTCCGCACGCCTTGGCTCGACTGGTCGAGGCGATCAGAGAAGTTCCCGCTGCCAAGCTCATCTATTCCGACGAGGACAAGATCGACGAAAACGGCCTACGCCACGGGCCTCACTTCAAATGCGACTGGAATTACGAACTGTTCCTAGGCTGCAACATGATCAGCCACCTTGGCGTCTATCGACGCGACGTTTTCGAAGCCGTAGGCGGGTTCCGGGTCGGATACGAGGGAGCTCAGGATTGGGACCTCGCTCTGAGAGTGATCGAGAAAATCGACCCTTCGGAAATCCTCCATATTCCCGACATCCTATATCATTGGCGAAACATCGAAGGCTCCACCGCTCACGACCTGGATCACAAGGACTACGCGAACGCGGCCCAGAAGAGAGCGATCGAGTCCCACCTCGAACGCGTCGGAGTCGCCGCGAACCTAGAGAGCGTGGATGGCTTCGACTGGAAAGTTAACTACCCGATTCCCAAGCCCGCTCCATCCGTATCGATCATCATCCCCACGCGCGATCGGAAGGAGCTCCTCGAAAGTTGTATCCAATCGATCATACAAAAGACCGATTATCCGAACTACGAAATCTTAATCGCGGACAATGAAAGCCGAGATCCGGAAACACTCGACTACCTCAAGGATCTCGTGCAGCTCAGCAATGTCCGAGTCGTCGCCGTGGACGGCGCCTTCAATTTTTCTCGCATCAACAATCGGACGATCGAGACCTGCCAAAGCGACTACGTTTGCCTGCTCAACAATGACATCGAAGTCATTTCCGAAAACTGGCTAAGCGAGATGATGAGCCACGCTTGCCGAAATGAAATCGGCGTAGTCGGGGCCAAGCTCTTGTATCCACATGATCATGTACAGCATGGCGGAGTGATCATGGGCATCGGCGGAGTCGCCGCTCACGCCTTCAAATATCTCCATCGCGACGACGACGGCCATATCCACCGAGCTCATCTCGTAAGCGGCTATTCCGCCGTGACCGGAGCATGTATGGTCTTCTCCAAGGATCTTTGGCGAAGCCTGGGCGGTTTCGACGAAGTCAACCTACCTATCTCCTACAACGACGTCGACTTTTGCCTGCGCACGGGAGCGATCGGGAAACGCGTCATCGCCACCCCATTCGCCTTGCTCTACCACAAAGAATCCGAATCGCGAGGCGACCCAACTGCCGACGCGAAGGATAAAAGTCAGTTCGAAAACGAAATCGCCTACATGCGCCAAAAGTGGTCCGCGGTGATCACTCGCGACCCCTACTACAATCCAAACCTCACCAGAGACCGCGAAGACTTTAGCTATATCTCGAGTCCATCTCTCTATGGAACCCACTGA
- a CDS encoding glycosyltransferase family 2 protein: protein MPQLSIIIPVFNEVSTLSTVIDSVRSAKLPDIQIVVVDDFSTDGTRELLQGPLGDEIDLVVEHVKNRGKGAALRTGIKAATGDYVVFQDADLEYDPKDLLRMLEILKTGAVDVVYGSRFLNPNIRQISPFWHRVVNRGLTAYSNFYTGLKLTDMETCYKMFPREILQSIELTEDRFGVEPELTAKAAAKGLRFQEIPIEYNRRTFDEGKKIGARDGVRALYVISKYGFVGSDS from the coding sequence ATGCCCCAGTTATCTATCATCATTCCAGTTTTCAACGAAGTGTCGACGCTATCGACCGTGATCGACTCCGTGAGATCGGCGAAGTTGCCCGATATCCAGATCGTAGTGGTGGACGACTTTTCGACCGATGGCACCCGCGAGCTCCTGCAGGGACCGTTGGGTGACGAGATCGATCTGGTGGTGGAGCACGTGAAAAACCGGGGCAAAGGCGCGGCGCTTCGTACCGGGATCAAGGCCGCTACCGGAGACTATGTGGTCTTTCAGGACGCCGATTTGGAATACGATCCGAAGGACTTGCTGCGCATGCTGGAGATTTTGAAGACGGGCGCGGTGGACGTGGTCTACGGATCCCGTTTTCTCAACCCGAACATCCGCCAGATCAGCCCCTTCTGGCACCGAGTGGTGAATCGAGGTCTGACGGCGTATTCAAATTTTTATACGGGGTTGAAACTCACCGACATGGAAACGTGCTACAAGATGTTTCCTCGCGAGATCCTGCAGAGCATCGAACTCACCGAAGATCGTTTTGGCGTTGAACCGGAGCTGACGGCGAAGGCGGCGGCCAAGGGACTGCGTTTTCAGGAGATCCCCATCGAATACAATCGACGAACCTTTGATGAAGGGAAGAAGATCGGGGCTCGCGACGGGGTTCGGGCCTTGTACGTGATTAGCAAATACGGATTCGTCGGATCGGACTCCTAA
- a CDS encoding glycosyltransferase — protein sequence MKLSFIIPVYNHLDLTQECLRTLRETVGQQDYEIALVNDGCDEATTQGLRDLRDDRTTVLENAGNQGFAHSNNVGAMHASGELLFLVNNDLVFQAGWLEPMLEAFSRHKKVGMVGNVQRSVATGEIDHAGTFVSPKGTISHRREENRGFFRVPAYSRSPIVTGACCAIPRDLYLRLGGFDEAFVNGGEDVDLCLRLAKLGYKVLVANRSVVLHHVSATRRDPNANDEWNSRLLQKRWSDQLASLAASSWPDRYLAEARQVPHPRALDAKLLRDALSRFLMLKKGPAPAGLYNAYCEQERNERHWKSILDGWNDEQIKNEERNTHATPLKDRYEFSGLYTDSTSVAGAWIRETATLTIPRGALVSSITLKGQLHEANPIMKEEAGRLGIAIKVNDAAISSKFPVDEGAFSLEFDNIPARAQDNTQIQIKLLGVERSNTYAYLGRKLSSVSIIPRPVRKHLSKFRAQRLNKRFAIHSIHINGEDVFNFAKDGANPLNTEYVLRHAHLGVNIVGWFKAELGIGESARLAAKAAKESGLPYSLVNLKVNCLASQGDQTYADELSDKNPHPVNIFHLDAPQSPDIDHYHGKSFRRDRYNIAYWAWELPDFPDHWTKHFQYFDEVWTPSNFVREAVAMKAPIPVLTVPHCIHFTIPDRDYRQELGLPKDKFLYTFAYDLNSYQERKNPRAAIEAFKAAFCGTDRLNDAALVIKIHSKGNNQESYQELLELLKDVPNYYLIDRTLSREMTYGLMKACDAYISLHRSEGFGLTVAESMYLERPVISTNWSATAEFVTESNGCPVDYKLIPLEKSHGPYKGGQIWADPDPLDAAKHMRRLIDDSDYAAKLGKQAKKDITGLCSPTRVADLYRRRLRSIALW from the coding sequence ATGAAGCTGTCCTTCATTATTCCCGTCTACAACCATCTCGACCTGACGCAGGAGTGTCTGCGGACCCTGCGGGAAACGGTGGGGCAGCAGGACTACGAGATCGCGCTGGTCAACGACGGCTGCGACGAAGCCACCACCCAAGGCCTAAGAGATTTGAGGGACGACCGGACCACCGTGCTGGAAAACGCCGGCAACCAAGGCTTCGCCCACTCCAACAATGTCGGCGCCATGCACGCCAGCGGGGAACTGCTGTTTCTGGTCAACAACGACCTCGTCTTCCAAGCGGGCTGGCTGGAGCCCATGCTGGAAGCGTTCTCGCGCCACAAGAAGGTCGGCATGGTGGGAAACGTGCAACGCAGCGTGGCCACCGGCGAGATCGACCATGCTGGAACCTTCGTTTCCCCCAAAGGCACCATCAGCCATCGTCGCGAGGAAAACCGCGGATTCTTTCGGGTCCCCGCCTACTCGCGCTCGCCAATCGTCACCGGAGCCTGCTGCGCCATTCCGCGCGACCTCTACCTGCGCCTCGGCGGCTTCGACGAAGCGTTTGTGAACGGGGGCGAGGATGTCGACCTCTGCCTCCGACTGGCCAAGCTCGGCTACAAGGTTCTGGTCGCGAATCGCAGCGTGGTGCTGCACCATGTGAGCGCCACCCGGCGCGATCCGAATGCAAACGACGAGTGGAACAGCCGCTTGCTGCAGAAGCGATGGAGCGACCAGCTCGCCAGCCTCGCAGCCTCCTCCTGGCCGGACCGCTACCTCGCCGAGGCTCGACAGGTCCCGCACCCCCGAGCTCTCGACGCCAAACTGCTGCGCGATGCCCTGAGCCGATTTCTCATGCTGAAAAAAGGCCCCGCCCCCGCCGGCCTCTACAACGCCTACTGCGAACAAGAGCGAAACGAGCGCCACTGGAAATCCATCCTCGACGGATGGAACGACGAACAAATAAAAAACGAAGAACGCAACACCCACGCCACTCCCTTGAAAGATCGATACGAATTCAGCGGCCTCTACACCGACTCCACCTCAGTCGCCGGAGCGTGGATACGCGAGACAGCCACCCTGACCATTCCGCGAGGAGCGCTCGTCTCTTCCATCACCCTCAAAGGGCAGCTCCACGAAGCCAACCCTATCATGAAGGAAGAAGCGGGCAGGCTCGGCATCGCCATCAAAGTCAACGACGCCGCCATCAGCTCAAAGTTTCCAGTGGACGAGGGAGCGTTTTCCTTGGAATTCGACAACATCCCAGCCCGCGCCCAGGACAATACGCAGATTCAGATCAAGCTTCTCGGCGTAGAGCGAAGCAACACCTACGCCTACTTGGGACGCAAGCTTTCCAGCGTATCCATCATTCCACGACCCGTAAGGAAACACCTTTCGAAATTCCGAGCCCAGCGCCTGAATAAGCGTTTCGCCATCCACAGTATCCACATCAATGGCGAGGACGTTTTCAACTTCGCCAAAGACGGAGCGAATCCACTCAATACCGAGTACGTGCTGCGCCACGCTCATCTGGGCGTCAACATCGTCGGCTGGTTCAAGGCTGAACTAGGCATCGGGGAATCTGCACGCCTGGCCGCCAAAGCCGCCAAGGAAAGCGGACTGCCCTACTCGCTGGTAAACCTCAAGGTCAACTGCCTGGCTTCGCAAGGCGACCAGACCTACGCGGACGAGCTAAGCGACAAGAACCCGCATCCGGTAAACATCTTCCACCTCGACGCCCCGCAAAGCCCGGATATCGATCACTATCACGGGAAGTCCTTTCGCCGGGACAGATATAACATCGCCTACTGGGCGTGGGAGCTGCCGGATTTCCCAGACCATTGGACCAAGCACTTCCAGTATTTCGACGAAGTCTGGACGCCTTCCAACTTCGTGCGTGAGGCCGTCGCTATGAAAGCGCCGATTCCAGTGCTGACCGTCCCCCATTGTATCCACTTTACCATACCAGATCGGGACTACCGACAGGAGCTTGGCCTGCCCAAGGACAAGTTTCTCTACACCTTCGCTTATGATTTGAACAGCTATCAGGAGCGCAAGAACCCACGTGCAGCTATCGAAGCCTTCAAAGCGGCGTTCTGTGGCACGGATCGTTTGAACGACGCCGCCTTGGTCATCAAGATCCACTCCAAAGGCAACAATCAGGAGTCCTACCAGGAGCTGCTTGAGCTACTCAAGGACGTGCCCAATTACTACCTGATCGATCGCACGCTCTCGCGCGAAATGACCTACGGATTGATGAAAGCCTGCGACGCCTACATCTCGCTGCATCGGTCCGAAGGCTTCGGCCTGACCGTGGCGGAAAGCATGTATCTGGAGAGACCGGTGATTTCGACCAACTGGTCCGCCACCGCGGAATTCGTCACCGAATCGAACGGCTGTCCGGTCGACTACAAGCTCATCCCGCTGGAAAAGAGCCACGGTCCTTACAAAGGGGGACAGATCTGGGCGGATCCGGACCCGCTGGACGCGGCGAAACATATGCGACGCCTGATCGATGATTCCGACTACGCGGCGAAGCTGGGCAAGCAGGCGAAAAAGGACATCACCGGGCTTTGCTCGCCGACCCGTGTGGCCGACCTGTATCGACGGCGCCTGCGCTCGATCGCCCTTTGGTAA